A single region of the Hyphomicrobiales bacterium genome encodes:
- a CDS encoding ABC-type transport auxiliary lipoprotein family protein yields the protein MLRLRRDFGIVLLSVQLGGCAALGLLGPPPPPPTTYDLSARADVRHAAEITARLGVRIPNAIQLFDSERIVIRPQTGLAAYYADAQWTDRLPRLVEARLIEAFNAAGVRTVTRMTDGLTVDYQLLSEVRDFSVSNAAGDHKARVSLYVQLVSDKEGRTLTGRDFTATAPVAGGDGDAAAGVAALNDAFSQVLVSVVRWTLAKI from the coding sequence ATGTTGCGGTTGCGGCGTGACTTCGGGATTGTCTTACTGTCCGTGCAGCTCGGCGGCTGCGCGGCGCTCGGTCTGCTCGGACCGCCGCCGCCGCCGCCGACCACCTACGATCTGAGCGCCCGCGCGGACGTCCGCCACGCCGCCGAGATCACGGCGCGTCTCGGCGTGCGCATTCCCAACGCCATCCAGCTGTTCGACAGCGAGCGGATCGTTATCCGGCCGCAGACGGGGCTTGCCGCCTATTACGCCGATGCCCAATGGACCGACCGCCTGCCGCGGCTGGTCGAAGCGCGGCTCATCGAGGCGTTCAATGCGGCAGGCGTGCGCACCGTCACGCGAATGACGGACGGGCTCACGGTCGACTATCAGCTGTTGAGCGAGGTGCGCGATTTCAGCGTCAGCAATGCCGCGGGCGATCATAAGGCCCGCGTCAGCCTCTATGTCCAGCTGGTCTCGGACAAGGAGGGGCGCACCCTCACCGGCCGCGATTTCACCGCCACGGCCCCCGTCGCCGGCGGCGACGGCGACGCGGCGGCCGGCGTTGCCGCGCTCAATGACGCGTTCTCCCAGGTGCTGGTCAGCGTCGTGCGCTGGACCCTGGCGAAAATCTAG
- a CDS encoding MlaD family protein — METKANHILVGIFTVIVGALGFGFIYWLARFEEAAGEEPIIIVFEEAVTGLTAGGDVLFNGIKVGEVARLAVDPDDPKRVRTLVHVQTGTPVKPDTVARLELQGLTGVAVVQLLGGSPGAETIGVGPEGEIPVIIAEPSQLKKLLDTVSDIAEKGSSLFARLDRVLGTNEEAIDNSLANVEKFTETLAANSERFDSFMRDVSAFASRLDGMSEGLDELVKGINSLIGEGGGEMMKNIGSTFQRIDAFLAENEAPLKETIKNIDTFSSTLASNTEEFDKFMKDASELATRLNSVSVKLEAVVTRADTLLGEEGSGLVKDARSAFSRIDSFLAENSESFGKTIKNAETFTTVLSENSEQVGNLITDANALAQKLNKVGDDIDKLVARVSGMVETDAAGFLTDAREAAATFRQLAADLSEQLGTATEGIERATGRGVRELESFLAEGRTTFRTIQSFVERMERNPQRFLSGRSQVPEYTPR, encoded by the coding sequence ATGGAAACCAAGGCCAACCACATACTGGTCGGGATCTTCACGGTCATCGTGGGGGCGCTGGGATTCGGCTTTATCTACTGGCTGGCGCGGTTCGAGGAGGCCGCCGGCGAAGAGCCGATCATCATCGTCTTCGAAGAGGCGGTGACGGGGCTGACCGCGGGCGGCGATGTGCTGTTCAACGGCATTAAGGTCGGCGAGGTCGCCAGGCTTGCGGTGGACCCGGACGATCCGAAGCGGGTCCGCACCCTGGTCCATGTGCAGACGGGAACGCCGGTGAAGCCCGATACCGTCGCCCGGCTCGAACTCCAGGGGCTCACTGGCGTCGCCGTGGTACAGCTTCTCGGCGGCTCGCCGGGGGCGGAGACGATCGGCGTCGGTCCCGAGGGCGAGATCCCCGTCATCATTGCCGAACCGAGCCAATTGAAGAAGCTGCTCGATACCGTCAGCGACATCGCCGAGAAGGGCTCAAGCCTGTTTGCGCGGCTCGACCGGGTGCTGGGCACCAATGAAGAAGCGATTGACAACTCGCTCGCCAATGTCGAGAAATTTACCGAAACGCTGGCCGCCAATTCCGAGCGCTTCGACAGCTTCATGCGCGACGTTAGCGCCTTCGCCAGCCGGCTCGACGGCATGTCCGAGGGCCTCGACGAGCTGGTCAAGGGCATCAACTCCCTCATCGGCGAGGGCGGCGGCGAGATGATGAAGAACATCGGCTCCACCTTCCAGCGGATCGATGCGTTCCTGGCCGAAAACGAGGCGCCGCTCAAGGAGACGATCAAGAATATCGACACCTTCTCCAGCACGCTGGCGAGCAATACCGAAGAGTTCGACAAATTCATGAAGGACGCCAGCGAGCTGGCGACCCGGCTGAACTCCGTCTCGGTCAAGCTGGAAGCCGTTGTCACCCGGGCCGATACGCTGCTCGGCGAGGAGGGCAGCGGCCTAGTCAAGGACGCCAGATCCGCCTTCTCGCGGATCGACAGCTTCCTGGCGGAAAATTCGGAGTCTTTCGGCAAGACGATCAAGAACGCCGAGACGTTCACCACCGTTCTGTCGGAGAATTCCGAACAGGTGGGCAATCTGATCACCGACGCCAATGCCTTGGCGCAGAAGCTCAACAAGGTGGGAGACGACATCGACAAGCTTGTCGCCCGGGTCAGCGGCATGGTGGAGACGGACGCCGCCGGCTTCCTGACCGATGCGCGCGAGGCGGCGGCGACCTTCCGCCAGCTTGCCGCCGACCTCAGCGAGCAGCTGGGCACGGCGACCGAAGGCATCGAGCGGGCCACCGGCCGCGGCGTGCGGGAGCTGGAAAGCTTTCTCGCCGAAGGGCGGACGACGTTTCGCACCATCCAGTCCTTTGTCGAACGCATGGAGCGCAACCCGCAGCGCTTCCTCTCCGGGCGTTCGCAGGTTCCGGAATACACTCCCCGCTGA
- a CDS encoding ABC transporter ATP-binding protein, with product MGKTNGTGPKEVVIRVRGLTVGFGTQVVLKDLVLDVYRGEVLGVVGASGSGKSVLLRSIVGLLPRWAGTVEVFGQDPGKLSSQERTAVERRWGVLFQDGALFSSLTVAQNIQVPMREHLKLPQKMMDELAALKLSMVGLPLDAGAKYPAELSGGMRKRAGLARALALDPEIVFLDEPTSGLDPIGAADFDDLVGKLQQTLGLTVFMVTHDLDSLYAICDRIAVLGDGHVLVSGDLKTMLAFEHPWVAAYFKGPRSRGAVEA from the coding sequence ATGGGCAAGACCAACGGAACGGGACCCAAGGAGGTGGTGATCCGCGTGCGCGGGTTGACGGTCGGCTTCGGCACGCAGGTGGTGCTCAAGGACCTCGTGCTCGATGTCTATCGCGGCGAGGTGCTGGGCGTCGTCGGCGCCTCGGGATCGGGCAAGTCGGTGCTGCTCAGATCGATCGTCGGCCTGTTGCCGCGCTGGGCCGGCACGGTGGAGGTGTTCGGCCAGGATCCGGGCAAGCTCAGCAGTCAGGAGCGGACCGCGGTCGAGCGGCGCTGGGGCGTGTTGTTCCAGGATGGCGCCCTTTTCTCCTCGCTGACCGTGGCACAGAACATTCAGGTGCCGATGCGCGAGCATCTCAAACTGCCGCAGAAGATGATGGACGAACTGGCGGCGCTGAAACTGTCCATGGTCGGACTGCCGCTCGACGCCGGCGCCAAATATCCGGCCGAGCTTTCCGGCGGCATGCGCAAGCGCGCCGGGCTTGCCCGTGCCCTGGCGCTCGACCCGGAAATCGTCTTTCTCGACGAGCCGACCTCCGGGCTCGACCCTATCGGCGCCGCCGATTTCGACGACCTTGTGGGGAAATTGCAACAGACTCTCGGTCTGACCGTCTTTATGGTGACACACGACCTCGACTCTCTATATGCCATTTGCGACCGAATCGCGGTACTCGGCGACGGTCACGTCCTGGTCAGCGGCGATCTGAAGACGATGTTGGCCTTCGAGCATCCCTGGGTCGCCGCCTATTTCAAGGGGCCGCGCTCGCGTGGCGCGGTCGAGGCTTAG
- a CDS encoding ABC transporter permease produces MSELNDSALDCHVEESRVHLEPRGRWTVNTLAGLERRISGIEVPSDAQRIDIDLAALKELDTAGAWLLVRSVGSWRAGGLKTVYSNISDKHRVLLEEVAEHPPQELPPPERVSSLVRLLDDTGHAVTGAGEDVVRVLAFLGAAVSALGRAVARPARLRFTSVVHHMEHTGLRAVGIIGLMSFLIGGIIAQQGAFQLRRFGAELFAVDLVGILVLRELGVLMTAIMFAGRSGSAFTAELGSMKMREEIDAMRIIGLDPIETLIVPRLVALILTLPMVTFMADMLGLVGAGMVAKYYIGMSPTAFLERLREGIGMNTFLVGLFKAPFMALVIGLISCVEGLKVTGSAESLGRQTTASVVKSIFMVIVLDALFAMFLSAVSW; encoded by the coding sequence ATGAGCGAGTTGAACGACTCCGCGCTTGATTGCCATGTCGAGGAATCCCGCGTGCATCTCGAGCCGCGCGGGCGCTGGACCGTGAACACGCTTGCCGGCCTGGAGCGCAGAATTTCCGGCATCGAGGTGCCCTCGGACGCGCAGCGAATCGACATCGATCTGGCGGCGCTGAAGGAGCTCGACACCGCCGGCGCCTGGCTGCTGGTGCGCAGCGTCGGTAGTTGGCGCGCGGGCGGACTCAAGACCGTCTACAGCAACATCTCGGACAAGCACAGGGTGCTGCTGGAGGAAGTCGCCGAGCATCCGCCGCAAGAGCTCCCGCCGCCCGAACGGGTGAGCTCGCTCGTCCGTCTGCTCGACGACACCGGCCACGCGGTGACCGGTGCCGGAGAGGACGTGGTGCGGGTGCTCGCCTTCCTCGGCGCCGCCGTCTCGGCCCTGGGCCGGGCGGTCGCCAGGCCGGCGCGGCTGCGCTTTACCTCGGTCGTCCATCACATGGAGCATACCGGGCTCCGCGCTGTCGGCATCATCGGTCTGATGTCGTTCCTGATCGGCGGTATCATCGCCCAGCAGGGGGCGTTCCAGTTGCGCCGCTTCGGCGCCGAGCTGTTCGCGGTCGATCTGGTCGGCATCCTGGTTCTGCGTGAACTTGGCGTGCTGATGACGGCGATCATGTTCGCGGGCCGCTCCGGCTCCGCCTTCACCGCCGAGCTCGGCAGCATGAAGATGCGCGAGGAAATCGACGCCATGCGGATCATCGGTCTCGACCCGATCGAGACCCTGATCGTGCCGCGGCTCGTCGCTTTGATCTTGACCTTGCCGATGGTCACCTTCATGGCCGACATGCTGGGGCTGGTCGGCGCTGGCATGGTCGCCAAATATTATATCGGGATGAGCCCGACCGCGTTCCTCGAGCGGCTGCGCGAAGGCATCGGCATGAACACCTTCCTGGTCGGGTTGTTCAAGGCGCCGTTCATGGCGCTGGTCATCGGTCTGATCTCCTGCGTCGAGGGGCTGAAGGTCACCGGCAGCGCCGAATCGCTCGGCCGGCAGACCACCGCGTCGGTGGTCAAGTCGATCTTCATGGTCATCGTTCTCGACGCCCTGTTCGCGATGTTCCTGTCGGCGGTGAGTTGGTAG